The Salvelinus fontinalis isolate EN_2023a chromosome 9, ASM2944872v1, whole genome shotgun sequence sequence TTGTATTTATGCTGCAACTTTTTAAGTCCTCTTGGTTTTATAAAAATGCAATTTATAAATATGGTTGCCATGACAAATAAACAACATAATCTCACAATTcgtgtagttctgtctgtctgctagtcctACTACTCCTGTACAGCGGGTGGCAGTATTGGATAAGTATCTGAGATGTTTTTTACGGAAAAACACTGTAGCATACACGAAGGCTACTGGTTTCAAATGGTTCTGTATTCTGCATAATCTGTTCAACATATGTGGAGGTTTGTCATTATAGCCTATTCAAATAGACCATTTTGCAAGAACAAATGCCTTCTAAAGTACTCCTGAAAGTCAATTGGCTTTGTACTTTCGTTTTCATGGTTAAGAAACTTTAGAGTTTGGAGATTGTTTGCGTTCTTATTTTTCAAACTATTATCGTTCAACCTGCTTTATCGAGCAGGATGGATTCAATGGTGCGCAACCCGGATGTCAAGCAGGTGAGACAACGTCATGTCACATATCCTGCGGCAAAACTGTATTTTCATAATCGTCAACAGAAAAACGACTTGTATACGTCTATATTTGAGCACTGCTGTTGAATGTTTATGTTTGTCTCTAGAGAGACGCAGCTCAGGCTGTGGTTGTTGCAGTGTCATCAGACGCAATTTTTGACCCAGAAGTTGAGCAAGTCCATGGAGCAACAGAACCTTTGAGAAAGGGAGATGCTTTTTCTTTCATGAAGGTGATAATTCATTATTTTAAGCACCCATAATATATGCACAGGTAGCAGTATTACGAAGTGACATTTAAAAGTGTTATGCATACTAGAAATGGAATTACAGTCTTTACAGAAATTTAGTTGGCCGTACTATATTTTTATGGACTATATTTTTATGGTTTTGCATGCTTTCATCCTCATCAGGCCATCCAGGTAGTGAATGAAAGACTGCTGACCATGAACTCTGATGAGACATTGCTGTTCGATGTGATTCTGCTGTCCAATGACAGCGAAGAAAAACACTCACGGATCATTGCCAGTGCAAAACATTATGGTACGGCATACACTCCGAATTAGGCCTACAATAagggtatgtactgtatgtaagatTAATCACTATTTTGTATTTCTTGTATTCCCCAAAAGGTCTTGATATTGGCAGATTTTGCTTCTGCAACAAGGAGGATTCCATTGAGAGCCTGCAATCAAACAACGTGAAACTGTTTCTGTCAACGGATACTAATGATGTGTGCAAGGCCTTACAAAAAGGTATGGTGTTTCGAAGTCTTACATTAACTTAGAAACAAACCTTAATTTGGTGAACATTTGTTATCGTAAAGGTTTTAATTAAATACcgccctcactcactcacactcacacaatcTTTCTCTCAACCCAACTGTTAAATTCCCCTGTTTCTTTGGACATTGTTTCAGGTGTTCCAGCAGCCCTACTGTACCGTCCGACAGACCCACATCATCAGACAGAGGATCAGCTCAAAGTGGTGTTCTCAGGAGACGTGATTGGATCCTCAGAGGAGATGCTGCATGGCTTAAGAGAACAGGGCTTCACCGAGACCCAGCTGCAGGGCTATAAAACTGCAAAGGTACAGTAATTGTGGTATAACAACATACCTGTCCTACCCTTCTAGAAGACATGACTATATAGAACCAAAACGGGTTCAATGGCTTACTTCATATGGCCTTCAgaaaggttctatatagaactgCAAAGCACTTTTATTTTTAGCagtgtatataatactgtatgggTTTCCATTGATAATGCACTTACTATATGTGAGTTGGATTAATTATTGGCTTTCACTAAATAAAAGTATTGCTGTTTGTACTCAAGGGTTCTGTGAAAGAGTTTGCCGTATtgatgggagagatgaggaggaggtttGGGTTGGAGGGCAGCCCCCTCTGCACCGGCCTGATGACAGTGTGGAGCTCCAGGAATGTGTGTGCCAGCGCCCTGAAGACTCTACGAGGCTGGGGACTGCTTGTGGATGAGGCCTTTTGCCTGGCCGGAGCCCCTCGTAGCCCCATCCTTAACTTGGTACAGCCTCACATACTCTGCCTCGATGGCCTGTATCACATGGAGGGGTTCACTGCAATGTCATGATGGATGGCAGACCAATGGGAAGAAGATGTATGTTTGGGTATTTTTCTGTTACATTTTTGGATGGAAGCTTTCTTGTATGCTTTTTGGCTCGAGTTTTATTTTAACTCACCAGCATTTTTATCATTCATACAACAGCTGCCAACTTCAGTATATCAATGAACCAACTGCTTGAACAGATTGTTgtgtaaataaatatttaaatattcCTTTAGTCTTGATTATTTAATTTTTACAAACTACAAAAATTGAATAAACTCCAAGAGCAGCACATAATGCATTCCGAATGACACACAATTTTTCTCAGGTGGTGCGGTGCATATAGCCTGCGTAAACAAGAATGACCATAACTCCAATATTTGAACCTGTGAATTAGCCTCAGGTAAGTCATGTGGAATGAGAGGTAAATAGCAACAAGTAATCAATGATGTGCATGAACACCTCTCAGGAGAGACTGTATCCAGTGTATGGATCCTTTACAGTCGAACACCACAGAAGTGGTAGAGAAGCCATCAGAACttgcaaaacaacaaacaaattaattaattaaaaatacaGATTTGAAATCTCTGTGTATTAGCAGCTTGATGTCTGAGTCACTCATACAGGAGGCCGTAGgagagccacttgtgtgggttgtagactccgtctcatgctaccactagagtgagagcaccgccagcattcaaaagtgaccaaaacatcagccaggaagcataggaactgagaagtggtgtgtggtcaccacttgcagaatcactccttttttgggggtgtcttactaattgcctataatttccaccttttgtctattccatttgcacaacagcatgtgaaatttattgtcaatcagtgttgcttcctaagtggacagtttgatttcacagaagtgtgattgacttggagttacattgtcttgtttaagtgttccctttatatttttgagcagtgtatatgaatTGTATAGTGACAAAGATAAGATTGCTGCAGATCGTGGTAAAATGATACTGCTTGAACCATTATTAGTAGTCTAAGGACCTTTTTTGTTCGTAAGGCTTGACAGGTCCTAGGGGCACTGAGAAGATCCTTATAGCATCCTGTGTACCATTTCTGTTTGTTTTGCTATCCAGTGTTCCCTTCACAAAGTTCAAGACCTTGAGGCAATCTATGTTTGACTCAGAAAGGGATTTCTGTCATCTACAGCAACACCTTTGACGACGATGAAGGTGAGCCCAGCAAAGGAACTAtcctgaaccaaaatataaatgcaacaatttcatagatttttctgagttacagttcatatcagtcaatttaaataaattcattaggccctaatctggatttcacatgactggccaggggcgcagccatggatgggcctgggagggcatagaccaacccacttgggagccaggcatagccaatcagaatgagtttttccccacaagaGCTTTATTACAGGCAGAAATAttcttcagtttcatcag is a genomic window containing:
- the LOC129861793 gene encoding cytosolic 5'-nucleotidase 1A, whose product is MDSMVRNPDVKQRDAAQAVVVAVSSDAIFDPEVEQVHGATEPLRKGDAFSFMKAIQVVNERLLTMNSDETLLFDVILLSNDSEEKHSRIIASAKHYGLDIGRFCFCNKEDSIESLQSNNVKLFLSTDTNDVCKALQKGVPAALLYRPTDPHHQTEDQLKVVFSGDVIGSSEEMLHGLREQGFTETQLQGYKTAKGSVKEFAVLMGEMRRRFGLEGSPLCTGLMTVWSSRNVCASALKTLRGWGLLVDEAFCLAGAPRSPILNLVQPHILCLDGLYHMEGFTAMS